The stretch of DNA CCGATTTATCAAAACCCAACTGGCACCTTAATGTCAGAAAACAATCGAAAAAAAGTACTGGAAATATCGTCTGAATATGGAATTCCAGTTGTGGAGGATGATCCGTACAGTTTAACCTCTTTTTCAGGCGAAAAGATACAGACTCTAAAATCATTAGATCGTTATGGAAATGTTTTGTATATTAGCTCCCTTACCAAAATTATTGCTTCAGGTTTAAGAATTGGTTGGATTATAGGACCAAAAGCAGTTATTGAGAGATTGTCTGATGCAAAACAGCAAGTCGATTTTGGGCATGCAAGTTATTCTCAATGGATAGCAAATGATTTTTTAGAATCTAGAGATTTTGAAAACCATCTTAATTACTTAGTTAAGCAATTAGAAAGTCGTAGAGATCAAATTGTTTTCAGTCTTCAGTCCATTTTAAAAGAAGAGGTTGATTTTCATGTTCCTGAAGGCGGTATCCATTTATGGTGCAGGATAAAAAAAGAATATAACGAAAATCAGTTGCTTGAAGAATCGATTAAAAGAGGAGTTATTTTTGTCCCTGGCTCAACCATGGGCTCTGAGAAAGGATTCGTCCGCTTTACCTTTTCGAGGGAAAAAGAAGATAACATTCATGAAGGAATCAAACGGTTTGCTGATGCTCTTAATGCTGTTACCAGCTAATTTTCAAAAAACACTTAAAAAGACCGTCTTTTTTCGAAACGGGTTCCGTTACCTATCGGTAATACCCGATAATGTAACCGATTTTGTACCCTGTTTTGTATGGAGATTTGTTAATAAAAATAAAATGGCTCAGTTCAATAGGCTGAGCCATTTCCTAAATCTATTTTCATTTTCTTCTTCAACTAACGCCCCGTTACTTTAAGTAGAAATCTTCACAATCTTTTCTTTACCCTAACAAGATCTAATCTCTTAAATGTGTTGAGGCATTACAAACAGACACCCTCTTATTAAAGAAAAGCGCCCGATTGTTGAAGATCGATAAATTTATTAAAGGCTATTTAATTGATATGAACGAAATGCTTCATCTCTTAGTTGTTAAACAATAGCTCCCTAAATCTCATTGATGTTGGATTGCTGAGTTTTTTCTCTCGCCACGGTTGTTTAGTTCTAAACTTGTATTCATACATGAGACCATCGCATTATTGTAATCATGGTCTAATTATTTTAATGGGTAATTCATCTCCGTGGTTCTATGTATTCAACTTCAGTTGGACTCATCTCGAAGGGCTCGACGGCGTTCGTGCAGCACCAGCAGGATAATCATCCCCATTATTACACCTAAGACGATGCCGGCCTGTGTGGTCAACAACCATGCCACTGGGTACTCCGGGGAGGGTGGCGCATCGAGTCGAACTGAAGATAAGGCGGAATAGAGGTTGTTGGAGAACAACGCTCCCGATGAAATCCACGCCGCTGCCATAGGGGCTAGAAACCACCTCGACCCACGGCGGGATGCTACCACCAGTATGCCCCACGCACCAGCAAAGGACCACACGCCTGTACTCAATGACAGCAGGTGCCACCACACATCGCGTTCACCCATGTTTGCCGGGTCGATGCCGAAAGAGCCGCCAACCGCCCAAAACACCTTGATGACACCGAGCAGAATGCAGCCGGCAGCGACGATCCTAGCCAAGATGATCTGCAGTTGTCGAGTATTGCCCGGCAACTCCTTGTAGTCAGTTGTGCCACTCAGCGCCTCTGGCCAACGTGCCTTTGCATACCCCGCCAATGCAAGCGGCAGGAAGATGCCAATCCCGAAAAGTGAGATCATGACGAAGATCTGCTCGTATACCCAGAGTTCGGCGGCACCTGCCTCTTGATCCCGGATCATAGCTGCAGGGCCCAGAACCGGTGCAATCAACAGCATGGGAACGAGCAAACCGGTACCAACCCAAATGGGTAGAGCAACCAACCACGCAGGTAGCCGCTCCCCCCACGGCCTGCAGAACGCCATTGCAAGAAGGATACCAATCGCAGCGAAAACGGCAGTTACTGCGTTTATAATGCGCCAGCTGGCGTCACCCATTTGCTCCGTTGGAAGGAAGAGACCGAAAGTCCATACAATTTTGATCAGCAGGTAAGGTGTTATTGCTATTGCGGCACCATAACCGCAGATTCTACGCAACTTCATCACTCTTGAGGTCTGCCTCTCTGCACTAATTGTCATCTTCTCATCTCCTCTACAAGTTCTAACTCACTTTGTTTCATAATTATTTATTCACCACTATCCTAATACCTTTAACGCTTTTAAACCTTACTTGTACAACTTTCAAGTACTTATATTTCCAAGACTCATATTAGTGCCTTCTTACATAACATAGTTACTCTATATTATCGAATAAAATACCATAACTCTAAATTAACTTCGATTTCCCTTTGAGTAATCCCATCCTTAATTCCATTAAATGACCCATTAAATGAAAAACGAGCGCTTATCCTTATTCTAGGATAGCGCCCGATTGTTGAAGAAGTGACAATTACTATCGAGTATTAACTATATTGTATTTTATCTAATGATAGATTAGTTGCACAACGCCAGAGGAGAACGTTCTTGTATTAACCATTTTTAAATTCAACCTCTGTTTTATATCAATAAACAACGGTTTTCCTTCTCCCAAAATAACAGGGTGAACAGATAATCTAAATTCATCAACAAGCCCTAAATTGATAAAAGTTAAAGTCGCTTTTCCTTAAACTTTTATATATTTATAGTCTCTGTTTGTATTATTTATTTAGATATCCATTCATATTGAATATCAGGTAAATTTTCTTCATTTTCGTGCCCTCTACCAATGATTTTAAATCCATTCTTTTTATAAAATCTTTGTGCGTTTTCATTTACTTCAAATGTATATAATGTTAATCTCCCACTTGATTGTTCTTTTACCTTGTCTAGTAATGTTTGACCTATACCGATTCCTTGATAATCAATATGAATATAAAGTTGACTTATCTCCTTTTCATTATAGGCAATCATTCCAACTACTTTGTCATCAATTAATGCTAAATCTATTTCATACTGTTCAGGTAATATATGATTTAAAAAATTTAAATGATTTTCAAAGCTATGAATCTCTGTCTGGCCAATAGCCCGTTCTTTACTATCCCGCCACATTACCACTGTCTGTTCAGCATACGAAGGATTAAACTGAGTTATTTTGAATTTGGGTTTGTTCACAAAAATACCCCCTTAAATCTTTTTTACTGATTTATATGTTGTTTCCTGTCTTTAAAATCGATGAATATTACACGATACGAGTAATTAATTTTGTGAAATTTCTTACTATCCTCTTTCATTGTCCCCCCGTTCATACAATAAATTTCAACAAAAAGAAGCGTCAATCCTACTTGGACAATGCACCCGTTTGTTTAAGTACAGTGCTTCACAAACACTTTTTGCTCCACAAAACATTCCCGTCAGTAGACAATGGAAAAGGCGAGGCCACTTTAGAGCATCGCCCCGTTAATGAACAGAAACTGAATAAATTAATACCTATTTGAATTATTTATCCGAATGCGAAGAAAGACCACGTCCGATAAGGTTTGCAGAAACAGGTTTTCTTCCCAATTCTCTTGCCCAAATTGATAATTGTCCTATATGGTGAATTTCATGAGCAATGGCATGTCTCATAATTTCACCCCGATCAATGGCCTATTAATACCTCGATTTATTTCCTTTTGTACCCTTGCCCCTAACATATCCCTTTTCTCCCCCATATACTACTAGTACAACTTAATAAAAATTGTTCCATAGGAAAAGGAGGAATTAAATATTATGGCATTAGCCAAGTTTGTTGATGCTTTACCTCTCCCTTCAGTGATTCAACCTGTTGAACATCGGAATGGAATTCCATACTTTGAGGTAACGATGAAACAGGTGAACCAACAGCTACACAGAGACTTACCGCCAACAACTGTTTGGGGGTACAATGGAACCTATCCTGGTCCTACCTTTGAAACAAGACGGGACCATCCTATCTTGGTTAAATGGATAAACGAGCTGCCATTTGAACATCTATTACCTGTTGATCGCTCAATTGAAGGCGCAGAACCAAACCAGCCTTCCGTTCGAACAGTGGTTCATCTACATGGAGGACGAGTTCGCCCTGAAAATGATGGATTTCCGGAAGCTTGGTTTACTAAAGATTTTAAAAAAAGGGGGCCTAAATTTCTACATGAAGTATATTACTATCCAAACTGCCAGCGCCCTGCCCCTCTTTGGTATCATGACCATGCTCTTGGGATTACACGTTTAAATGTATATGCTGGACTCGCTGGTCTTTATTTTATCCGTGATGAACATGAAGAGAGCTTAAATCTACCTAGTGGCAAATTTGAAATACCGTTACTGATTCAAGACCGCTCATTTTACCCTAACGGGGAATTATTTTATCCTTCACAGCCAGACCCCCTCCCCCCTGTATCACCATTCCCAAACCCATCAATTGTACCTGAGTTTTTCGGGGATACGATTTTGGTGAATGGCAAGGTCTGGCCATACCTTGAAGTGGAGCCCCGTAAATATCGGTTCCGAATCTATAATGGGTCGAATGCCAGATTCTATCAATTACAATTAAGCTCAGGTCAGACATTTGTACAGATTGGTTCAGAAGGTGGCTTATTTGAAAAGCCTGTATATGTCAACGAAATTATCCTTGCACCTGCAGAACGTGCAGATGTGATTGTTGATTTTTCAATGCATAAGGGTCAAAAAATTATTCTTACAAACAGTGCAAACGAACCATTTCCTGATGGAGACCATCCAACTGAAGATACATCACAAGTTATGCAGTTTCATGTAAAAAAACATTTATCTCATAAAGATAAAAGTGATGTTCCGGACATCCTAA from Bacillus sp. SLBN-46 encodes:
- a CDS encoding multicopper oxidase produces the protein MALAKFVDALPLPSVIQPVEHRNGIPYFEVTMKQVNQQLHRDLPPTTVWGYNGTYPGPTFETRRDHPILVKWINELPFEHLLPVDRSIEGAEPNQPSVRTVVHLHGGRVRPENDGFPEAWFTKDFKKRGPKFLHEVYYYPNCQRPAPLWYHDHALGITRLNVYAGLAGLYFIRDEHEESLNLPSGKFEIPLLIQDRSFYPNGELFYPSQPDPLPPVSPFPNPSIVPEFFGDTILVNGKVWPYLEVEPRKYRFRIYNGSNARFYQLQLSSGQTFVQIGSEGGLFEKPVYVNEIILAPAERADVIVDFSMHKGQKIILTNSANEPFPDGDHPTEDTSQVMQFHVKKHLSHKDKSDVPDILSCFERLTPTQNTPIRQNTLNEETDNFGRLLLLLNHMGWSELPITETPINGTIEVWELYNQTVDTHPIHLHLVQFQVLNRQAFTVDQSGNFILVGPEISPDENERGWKDTVRANPDQVTRIIARFGPFTGIYPWHCHILEHEDHDMMRPFEVLQNPNFSPCIPIPGVCPDDSFTQCCHEDNEHCGCKEDHDHDESSSHDESSSHHHDESSSHDESGPYYHQS
- a CDS encoding GNAT family N-acetyltransferase, which codes for MWRDSKERAIGQTEIHSFENHLNFLNHILPEQYEIDLALIDDKVVGMIAYNEKEISQLYIHIDYQGIGIGQTLLDKVKEQSSGRLTLYTFEVNENAQRFYKKNGFKIIGRGHENEENLPDIQYEWISK